One region of Peribacillus simplex genomic DNA includes:
- a CDS encoding MurR/RpiR family transcriptional regulator, which produces MEQPSFKLLVKEKFHHLSGGQKKVAAYLIENLDEAAFKTAFQIGQKAEVSETTVIRFSYSLGFEGFSKMQARIQKQLLHQNQIDIPNRDTNLRIDDNQDPFTKVIENEVHILRHLLDHTNVQDIWKAVDVLIQADQILIAGHRISHAAAYWFSYTLSSLRENVSLCSPTGDFYEKFCNLTNKSVLIVFSFPRYANEIVKVAECAKEQGVCLIVVTDRLLSPVGRISDIALTTEENAETGTNSIASVISLLDLVIAGIHEKDAKRIHTHQQKLERLYSSYEVFNE; this is translated from the coding sequence ATGGAACAGCCATCTTTTAAATTATTAGTGAAAGAAAAATTCCACCATTTATCGGGAGGTCAAAAAAAAGTTGCCGCTTACCTAATTGAAAATTTGGATGAAGCCGCCTTTAAAACTGCTTTTCAAATTGGGCAAAAAGCGGAGGTTAGTGAAACAACGGTCATTCGGTTTTCCTATTCATTAGGATTTGAAGGGTTTAGTAAAATGCAGGCAAGAATTCAAAAACAGCTACTGCATCAAAATCAAATAGATATACCCAATAGGGATACCAATCTCCGCATTGATGACAATCAAGATCCATTTACCAAAGTGATAGAAAATGAAGTTCATATTTTAAGACATCTATTAGATCATACGAACGTTCAGGATATATGGAAAGCGGTCGATGTCCTGATACAGGCTGACCAAATATTAATTGCAGGACATCGGATTTCCCATGCCGCCGCCTATTGGTTCTCCTATACGCTAAGTTCATTAAGGGAAAATGTAAGTTTATGTTCGCCAACAGGTGACTTCTATGAAAAGTTCTGTAACCTCACTAACAAGTCAGTATTAATTGTTTTTTCCTTTCCAAGATATGCGAATGAAATAGTAAAAGTTGCGGAGTGCGCAAAAGAACAAGGGGTTTGTTTAATTGTAGTTACAGACCGCCTCCTGTCACCTGTTGGTCGTATCTCTGATATTGCACTGACAACTGAAGAAAATGCAGAAACCGGAACCAATTCAATCGCTTCCGTCATTAGCTTATTGGACTTGGTTATTGCAGGCATACATGAAAAAGACGCAAAACGGATTCATACCCATCAGCAAAAATTAGAAAGGCTATATTCAAGTTATGAAGTGTTTAATGAATGA
- a CDS encoding M20/M25/M40 family metallo-hydrolase encodes MDALVQEVNGVATANHSCGHDPHSTIVLYLALAIASSGIRPKLTLRLIFQPAEEKGEGDLQMINDGAFENVTYLHALIYGMKILINTVILAAEEEKFTIKI; translated from the coding sequence ATGGATGCGCTTGTTCAGGAAGTAAATGGAGTTGCAACGGCCAATCATTCATGTGGACACGATCCACATAGCACAATCGTTTTATATTTAGCGTTGGCCATTGCCTCCAGCGGAATTCGGCCTAAACTTACTCTCCGATTAATATTTCAGCCTGCGGAAGAAAAAGGAGAAGGCGATCTTCAAATGATCAATGATGGCGCATTTGAGAATGTTACATATTTACATGCCCTTATTTATGGAATGAAAATTTTAATTAACACAGTAATACTGGCGGCGGAAGAAGAGAAGTTCACTATAAAAATTTAA
- a CDS encoding amino acid permease: MKNTALASQTDVQAASDGKQLERKLKPRHLSMIAIGGTIGTGLFLASGSIIHTAGPGGAVAAYIIAGIMVFFLMTSLAEMAAFIPITGSFSTYTSRFVDPALGFAIGWNYWYNNAIVVALELAASSLIMKFWLPSVPGIIWSALFLAIIFGLNILSVKGYGESEFWFAIIKVLTIIIFIAVGLLMIFGIMGGHAVGFENFTKEEAPFKGGFLSIISVFMVVGFAFQGTELVGIAAGESENPRKNIPKAIKQIFWRLLLFYVLAIIVIGFLISYNDPRLLSSDIEDIAVSPFTLVFQNAGLAIAASVMNVVILTSVLSAGNSAMYGASRVLWVLAKEGKAPSFLKKVNAGGIPVNAVYFSTIVGMAAFLTSLFGEGTIYTWLLNAAGLSGFISWLGISITHYRFRKAFIAQGRDLKDLPYVSKWYPFGPILATILCVTAILGQNYSAFFGPEVDWYGILISYIGLPLFLLAFLGYKIVKRTKMIPLQEADFSNQE; encoded by the coding sequence ATGAAAAATACCGCACTCGCATCACAAACGGATGTCCAAGCAGCTTCTGATGGAAAACAACTGGAGCGCAAACTCAAACCAAGGCATCTTTCCATGATTGCAATCGGCGGAACCATTGGAACAGGGCTATTTTTAGCGAGCGGTTCCATCATTCATACTGCGGGTCCTGGAGGAGCTGTAGCTGCCTATATTATTGCCGGGATCATGGTTTTCTTTCTGATGACAAGCTTAGCGGAAATGGCCGCCTTTATTCCTATTACAGGCTCTTTTAGCACATATACATCAAGGTTTGTCGATCCGGCTTTGGGATTTGCGATCGGATGGAACTATTGGTATAACAATGCAATCGTAGTCGCTCTGGAATTAGCAGCTTCCTCCCTGATCATGAAATTTTGGCTCCCTTCTGTCCCGGGCATCATTTGGAGCGCATTATTTCTTGCAATCATATTTGGACTGAATATCTTATCGGTAAAAGGATATGGAGAATCAGAATTCTGGTTTGCCATTATAAAGGTTTTAACGATTATCATTTTTATAGCAGTAGGATTATTAATGATTTTTGGAATAATGGGGGGTCATGCAGTAGGTTTTGAAAATTTCACCAAAGAGGAAGCACCGTTTAAAGGTGGCTTTTTATCCATTATAAGTGTCTTTATGGTGGTTGGATTTGCTTTTCAAGGCACCGAGTTAGTAGGAATTGCAGCCGGGGAGAGTGAAAACCCGAGAAAAAATATTCCCAAGGCTATTAAGCAAATCTTCTGGAGACTGCTTTTGTTTTATGTATTGGCGATCATTGTGATTGGATTTCTAATCAGCTATAACGATCCGCGTTTGTTAAGCTCAGATATTGAAGATATTGCGGTAAGTCCCTTCACTCTAGTTTTTCAAAACGCAGGGCTTGCTATCGCTGCCTCCGTTATGAATGTGGTAATTCTTACTTCTGTTCTTTCAGCAGGCAATTCCGCCATGTACGGAGCTTCTCGCGTCCTTTGGGTGCTGGCGAAAGAAGGAAAAGCCCCTTCGTTTCTAAAAAAAGTGAATGCAGGCGGCATTCCAGTGAACGCTGTGTATTTTTCTACCATCGTTGGGATGGCCGCTTTTCTAACCTCTCTTTTCGGTGAAGGTACTATTTATACTTGGTTATTAAATGCTGCAGGACTATCCGGCTTTATATCCTGGTTAGGAATTTCGATAACACATTATCGTTTCCGGAAGGCGTTTATTGCACAAGGAAGAGATTTGAAAGATTTGCCTTATGTATCAAAATGGTATCCATTCGGTCCGATATTAGCCACAATTTTATGTGTTACGGCTATCCTGGGACAAAATTATTCTGCTTTTTTCGGCCCTGAGGTTGACTGGTATGGAATATTAATTTCTTATATAGGGCTTCCTTTATTTCTCCTGGCTTTTCTAGGCTATAAAATCGTAAAGAGAACAAAAATGATTCCATTGCAAGAAGCTGATTTCAGTAATCAGGAATGA
- the menC gene encoding o-succinylbenzoate synthase, with product MKIKQVILRHLKLDLLEPFTTSFGTEYNRDFILVEAKSDDGISGWAESVAMLDPLYNEETLKTNWHILEDYLIPIILKNEIQHPDEISEKYFAHIRGNYMAKAALEGAVWDLYAKKKNASLSSVLGGTKKKIEVGVSIGIKDSIDSTLDMIEACLGLGYKRFKLKIKPGWDVELIDKVRKVYPEIPLMADANSAYTLQDINRLSALDDFNLMMIEQPLAYNDIIDHADLQSRLKTPICLDESIHSLEDARKAIKLGSCKIINIKIGRVGGLTESKKIHDLCLKHDIPLWCGGMLESGIGRAHNIAITSLPNFTLPGDTAASSLYWAEDIIDPEVTVENGTIMIPELPGIGYEPSLGKINKYTINSQTFNLS from the coding sequence GTGAAAATTAAACAAGTTATTTTAAGGCATTTGAAGCTAGACTTGCTTGAACCTTTTACAACTAGCTTTGGGACGGAATACAATAGGGATTTTATCCTTGTAGAAGCAAAAAGCGATGATGGCATTTCCGGTTGGGCTGAATCGGTTGCGATGCTCGACCCCCTGTATAATGAAGAGACCTTAAAAACAAACTGGCATATACTCGAAGATTATCTAATTCCAATTATTTTAAAAAATGAAATCCAGCATCCTGATGAAATCTCTGAAAAATATTTCGCCCATATTCGCGGCAATTATATGGCAAAAGCCGCTTTAGAGGGTGCTGTTTGGGATTTGTATGCGAAAAAGAAAAATGCTTCTCTTTCGAGTGTGTTAGGTGGAACAAAAAAGAAAATTGAAGTGGGGGTAAGCATCGGAATTAAGGACTCGATTGATTCGACCCTGGATATGATTGAAGCTTGTCTCGGTCTAGGCTATAAACGGTTTAAACTTAAAATAAAACCGGGCTGGGATGTTGAATTAATAGACAAGGTCCGGAAAGTATATCCTGAAATCCCTCTAATGGCAGATGCAAATTCAGCTTATACCTTACAAGATATAAACCGGTTATCCGCCTTGGATGATTTTAATTTAATGATGATTGAACAGCCGCTTGCCTATAACGATATCATTGACCATGCCGATTTACAGTCAAGGTTAAAAACACCTATTTGCTTGGATGAGAGCATTCACTCATTAGAAGATGCTAGAAAAGCTATTAAATTAGGCAGCTGTAAAATTATTAATATTAAGATTGGCCGCGTCGGAGGCTTAACTGAATCTAAGAAAATCCATGATTTATGTCTTAAACATGATATTCCACTATGGTGTGGGGGGATGCTGGAATCAGGCATTGGAAGAGCGCATAATATTGCAATCACTTCCCTGCCAAACTTTACCCTTCCTGGAGATACAGCCGCTTCCTCCCTCTACTGGGCAGAAGATATTATTGACCCTGAAGTTACCGTAGAAAACGGAACGATCATGATTCCAGAATTGCCCGGAATTGGCTATGAACCAAGTTTGGGAAAAATCAATAAGTATACGATAAACAGTCAAACATTTAATTTGAGTTAG
- a CDS encoding GNAT family N-acetyltransferase: MTVSLIPISKDKKHILQNLYSLYLHDLSEYTGSLEISSNGSFEFDSFDLIWERKGLSPYLLKKDTTFVGFFLLLERPFLEKDYDYSINDIFMLKKYRRKGITITLLKELFEQKKGKYYVLELISNKPAILFWKSVYSKLNIAFEEKKQNVDNEECLIQSFQIF; the protein is encoded by the coding sequence ATGACTGTATCATTAATTCCAATTTCTAAAGATAAAAAGCATATTTTACAGAATTTGTATTCCCTTTATTTACACGACCTCTCAGAGTATACCGGCAGTTTAGAGATTTCATCTAATGGTTCCTTTGAATTTGATTCATTTGATTTAATTTGGGAGAGAAAAGGTTTATCCCCTTATTTACTAAAAAAGGATACAACATTTGTTGGATTCTTTTTACTATTGGAAAGACCTTTTTTAGAAAAAGACTATGATTACAGTATTAATGATATTTTCATGTTGAAGAAATACCGAAGAAAAGGTATCACAATAACTTTGTTAAAAGAATTGTTTGAACAAAAAAAGGGGAAATATTATGTGCTTGAATTAATTAGTAACAAACCTGCCATTCTATTTTGGAAAAGTGTTTATAGTAAACTTAATATAGCCTTTGAAGAAAAGAAACAGAATGTTGATAATGAAGAATGTTTAATTCAATCCTTTCAAATATTTTAA
- a CDS encoding YybH family protein: MEKHGLEQVIKNADRAINNEDFDQLMDFYSEDATLVVKPGTFAKGKNEIRRAFVAIADYFNHSLIVKQEKMAIIETGDTALVVAKAQLSANQKDDSEFSMERTATYVFRKDSIGTWRCIIDNSYGAEIIEELV; the protein is encoded by the coding sequence ATGGAAAAGCACGGACTGGAACAAGTTATAAAAAATGCAGATAGGGCAATAAATAACGAGGACTTCGATCAATTGATGGATTTCTATTCAGAGGATGCAACTTTAGTTGTCAAACCTGGAACATTCGCAAAAGGGAAAAATGAAATACGTCGGGCATTCGTTGCTATCGCTGATTACTTTAATCATAGTTTAATCGTCAAACAAGAAAAGATGGCAATAATCGAAACGGGTGATACGGCATTGGTTGTGGCAAAAGCCCAGCTTAGTGCCAATCAAAAAGACGATTCCGAATTCTCTATGGAAAGAACCGCGACATATGTATTTAGGAAGGATTCCATTGGTACCTGGCGCTGCATAATCGACAACTCTTATGGTGCTGAAATAATTGAAGAATTAGTGTAA
- a CDS encoding S9 family peptidase produces MKEIGIKSYLCVGTVSNPIYGPKSNKIIFIADYSGLPQVWTKDFDIREPTQTSFTNERITFFKYLNSSSQRGLFIGMDVGGNEKQQLFLLKSDGVLIPLTNSPEHKHEYGGHSPDGKWIAWSSNRRNPAFFDIYIQNVETLEIQMVLSKDGLYTPIMWSPDGKSLLIRKTNSQLDNDLGLLNLCTGEMNWLTDHQGEASYKNPHFSKDGDHLYLLTNQDREFFGLAIIDLSTKNITWLEVGQWDFEGLTMSKDQSKLAFSINEGGISRGILLDLKSSALYTWQTPMGVLTSLTFSPDNQKLAYVFNGPAYPSDIWQVDLGKMKTERLTQSLQSKLLENKLIEPILISFKSFDNLQVPAFYFKPNTQTEKVSVILYVHGGPESQIRAVFNPVLQYFLSLGYAVITPNVRGSTGYGKTYTHLDDVRKRMDSVRDLVSLVDWLKKEGSTDPNRVAIMGGSYGGFMVLAAISHYPELWSAAIDLVGISSFRTFLKNTSPWRRKLREAEYGTIEKDGNFYDLIDPLNQTDRITSPLIVLHGCNDPRVPIEESEQIVKKLMARNHPVQFIHFKNEGHSIVKLNNKITAYTAIAHFLNQYIGK; encoded by the coding sequence ATGAAAGAAATTGGCATCAAATCATATTTGTGTGTTGGTACTGTCAGTAACCCTATTTATGGTCCTAAAAGTAATAAGATAATCTTTATTGCTGATTATTCTGGTTTACCGCAGGTTTGGACAAAGGATTTCGATATAAGAGAACCAACCCAAACTTCTTTTACTAATGAACGAATCACTTTTTTTAAATACTTAAACAGTTCATCACAGCGCGGCCTATTTATCGGAATGGATGTTGGCGGTAATGAGAAGCAACAACTGTTTTTACTCAAGAGTGATGGTGTACTGATTCCGCTTACCAACTCACCTGAACATAAACATGAATATGGGGGTCACTCACCTGATGGAAAATGGATAGCTTGGTCAAGCAATCGTCGAAATCCTGCCTTTTTCGATATCTATATTCAAAATGTCGAAACATTAGAAATACAAATGGTTTTGTCAAAGGATGGTCTCTATACCCCCATCATGTGGTCTCCTGATGGTAAATCGTTATTGATTCGGAAAACAAATTCCCAGTTGGATAACGATTTAGGTTTACTGAATCTATGCACAGGAGAAATGAACTGGTTAACAGATCATCAGGGGGAAGCAAGCTATAAAAACCCTCATTTCAGCAAGGATGGAGATCATCTCTATTTATTAACAAATCAAGATAGGGAATTTTTTGGGCTCGCAATCATTGATCTTTCAACAAAAAATATCACCTGGCTGGAGGTGGGACAGTGGGACTTTGAAGGCCTCACTATGAGTAAAGATCAATCAAAGTTAGCTTTTTCAATTAATGAAGGAGGTATTTCAAGAGGCATTCTTTTAGATCTAAAATCAAGTGCCCTTTATACATGGCAGACACCAATGGGGGTGTTAACTAGCCTAACTTTTTCACCCGACAATCAAAAGTTAGCCTACGTTTTCAATGGGCCTGCCTATCCTTCTGATATATGGCAGGTTGATCTAGGAAAAATGAAGACAGAACGGCTTACTCAATCTCTTCAGTCAAAGCTTTTGGAAAATAAATTAATTGAACCTATTCTTATTTCATTTAAGTCTTTTGACAATCTCCAAGTACCTGCATTTTATTTCAAGCCAAATACCCAGACAGAAAAAGTTTCAGTTATTCTATATGTTCATGGGGGTCCTGAAAGTCAAATTCGGGCTGTTTTCAATCCAGTTCTGCAGTATTTTCTAAGCCTTGGATATGCAGTAATTACTCCCAACGTTCGCGGAAGTACAGGATATGGAAAAACATATACTCATCTTGATGATGTTCGTAAACGAATGGACTCCGTAAGAGATCTTGTTTCATTAGTAGATTGGTTAAAGAAAGAGGGAAGCACTGATCCTAATAGAGTTGCCATTATGGGAGGGAGCTATGGAGGCTTTATGGTTCTTGCAGCCATCTCCCATTACCCGGAATTATGGTCTGCTGCGATTGATCTCGTTGGGATTTCAAGTTTCAGAACTTTTCTTAAAAATACCAGTCCGTGGCGACGCAAACTTCGCGAAGCTGAATATGGAACTATCGAAAAGGACGGAAACTTTTATGATTTGATTGATCCATTGAATCAAACTGACCGGATTACCAGTCCGCTGATAGTACTCCACGGGTGTAATGATCCACGGGTCCCAATAGAAGAATCTGAACAAATTGTAAAAAAATTAATGGCACGAAATCATCCTGTACAGTTTATCCACTTTAAAAATGAAGGTCATTCCATCGTAAAACTAAATAATAAAATTACTGCGTATACAGCAATAGCACATTTCCTTAATCAATATATTGGTAAATAA
- a CDS encoding CBO0543 family protein, with protein sequence MSTAKRLKKLNLPFWQKKTSYSEKKQKTSNLRAFVATIVLSCFIGTYLDLLFVGKQMYAFPARPFPDIFTINVAFTLLILPIFTTLFLWIAKTLTTFSRILFIILIGLCIGVSEPFAENLGLLTHSEAWHHSYSLFGYMIFMLLIWNFYRWFQ encoded by the coding sequence ATGAGTACTGCAAAACGCTTGAAAAAATTGAACTTGCCATTCTGGCAAAAAAAAACGTCCTACTCCGAGAAGAAGCAGAAGACGAGTAACCTTCGGGCTTTTGTTGCCACCATAGTTCTCTCCTGTTTCATCGGGACTTATTTAGACTTACTGTTTGTCGGTAAACAAATGTATGCCTTTCCAGCAAGACCTTTCCCAGATATATTTACAATCAATGTCGCTTTTACATTATTGATATTGCCAATCTTTACTACGCTCTTTTTATGGATCGCAAAAACGTTGACTACATTTTCAAGAATCCTGTTTATCATTTTGATTGGACTTTGTATAGGTGTTTCCGAACCGTTTGCTGAGAATTTAGGATTGCTTACTCATAGCGAAGCATGGCATCATTCTTATTCCCTTTTCGGCTACATGATCTTCATGCTCCTTATTTGGAATTTTTATCGATGGTTTCAATAA
- a CDS encoding DUF2515 domain-containing protein — translation MQHNDRKREWNGFSKTIPYTLLDVKDELKKKGKKQSSVKPRELTGEETMLIHEIKERTRQHNSNNVTRTHAYFQFYLRYPEIHWALLGHMVSRNGGWNMTDLKGELYTRLLSEKDQLIFFSFLERGNWLIFQDVYPQFLLYEQSVKRSKRLFHLLPFFNVSTFMETLWNHFWRKGDHYMLAIATVINEQSYLEKSVFQNTHFKKTVLNSIGFKLYDFFRFNHILFPFYKDETKQKTSLVGNTMKHFTSLHERILLGKRLYSQLFSSENILSGVVEWAHDHPHTGSRKDYWPHLFNDINESFPRAFYKRRTKKCQLRKGADRLYSPGLIYSWKDINHEEEESKDWFEDWKITEYLIDKEENTDGEVYDEYCKTLEKIELAILAKKNVLLREEAEDE, via the coding sequence ATGCAACACAACGATAGGAAAAGGGAATGGAACGGCTTTTCTAAAACGATTCCCTATACTCTTTTAGATGTAAAAGATGAATTAAAGAAAAAAGGTAAAAAACAGTCTTCTGTTAAACCGCGGGAATTAACGGGAGAAGAGACAATGTTAATACATGAAATTAAAGAACGAACAAGACAACACAACAGTAATAATGTGACCCGAACACATGCCTATTTTCAGTTTTATCTCCGTTACCCAGAAATACACTGGGCACTACTTGGACATATGGTATCGCGTAATGGCGGTTGGAATATGACGGATTTAAAAGGGGAGTTATATACAAGACTTTTATCGGAAAAAGATCAACTTATCTTCTTTTCTTTTCTGGAACGAGGGAACTGGTTAATCTTCCAAGATGTGTACCCACAATTTTTGTTGTATGAACAAAGTGTCAAAAGATCAAAAAGACTGTTTCATCTTCTACCATTTTTCAATGTATCAACTTTTATGGAAACGTTGTGGAACCATTTTTGGAGAAAAGGCGACCACTATATGTTAGCCATTGCCACCGTTATTAATGAACAAAGCTATTTAGAAAAAAGTGTCTTTCAAAATACCCATTTTAAAAAGACCGTACTAAATAGTATTGGATTCAAACTTTATGATTTTTTTCGCTTTAACCATATTCTTTTTCCATTCTATAAGGATGAAACCAAACAAAAAACATCGCTAGTCGGGAATACAATGAAGCATTTCACCTCCCTACATGAGCGAATATTGCTGGGCAAGCGATTATACTCACAGCTGTTTAGCAGTGAGAACATCTTATCAGGAGTAGTAGAATGGGCACATGATCATCCACATACCGGTTCGCGAAAAGACTACTGGCCGCATTTGTTTAATGATATAAACGAATCATTCCCCCGTGCATTTTATAAACGTCGAACAAAAAAGTGCCAATTAAGAAAAGGTGCGGATCGTTTATACAGTCCGGGATTAATATACTCATGGAAAGATATTAATCATGAAGAGGAAGAAAGCAAAGACTGGTTTGAGGACTGGAAAATAACGGAATACTTAATCGATAAGGAAGAAAATACAGATGGGGAGGTTTATGATGAGTACTGCAAAACGCTTGAAAAAATTGAACTTGCCATTCTGGCAAAAAAAAACGTCCTACTCCGAGAAGAAGCAGAAGACGAGTAA
- a CDS encoding polysaccharide deacetylase family protein, with amino-acid sequence MKNIVLISLFLTFVFASPASHAFGKQLEVPILIYHSIDEFNGQGSKELYVTPKNFEKQMLYLRDHGFTLLTFDRWQDINKVNKPIFITFDDGYKNNLNAFAIFQKLKTEHFKPTGTIFVISDFIGRSNRLSKSDLKLMADSGIISIQSHTATHPDLTKIKNYEYELKGSKDKIQKITGKPVNVLAYPYGNFNDKVVAETKKYYLFGLTTTPGPFIEKGIKDELYLLPRTYIKYSSTLDDFSKIVDRE; translated from the coding sequence ATGAAAAATATTGTATTGATTTCCTTATTTCTCACATTTGTGTTCGCATCTCCCGCATCTCATGCTTTCGGTAAGCAACTAGAAGTGCCCATCTTGATTTATCATTCGATCGACGAGTTTAATGGGCAGGGTTCTAAGGAGTTATATGTAACCCCGAAGAATTTCGAGAAACAAATGTTGTATTTGCGAGACCATGGCTTCACATTATTAACTTTTGATCGATGGCAAGACATTAATAAAGTAAACAAACCCATTTTCATTACCTTTGATGACGGGTACAAAAACAATCTGAATGCATTCGCAATCTTTCAAAAACTGAAAACCGAACATTTTAAACCAACTGGCACCATTTTTGTTATTTCTGACTTTATCGGTCGTTCCAACAGATTATCGAAATCGGATTTAAAACTGATGGCTGATTCGGGGATAATCTCAATCCAGTCTCATACTGCTACACATCCTGATTTGACGAAAATAAAAAATTATGAATATGAACTGAAAGGGTCCAAAGATAAAATTCAAAAAATAACGGGTAAACCAGTTAATGTTCTTGCGTATCCTTACGGGAATTTCAACGATAAAGTCGTAGCAGAAACGAAGAAATACTATTTGTTTGGACTTACGACAACTCCTGGACCATTTATTGAGAAGGGTATTAAAGATGAACTCTATCTTTTACCACGAACCTATATCAAGTATTCAAGTACTCTTGATGACTTTTCAAAGATAGTTGACAGAGAATGA
- a CDS encoding metal-sensitive transcriptional regulator translates to MEYDKSVLNRLKRIEGQIKGVIGMMEQGKGCREIITQLAAARNAIDRSMGVIVSVNLEQCVRENVEKGEGTEHFVKEAVELLIKSR, encoded by the coding sequence ATGGAATATGATAAAAGTGTCCTTAATCGCTTGAAGCGGATTGAAGGACAAATCAAGGGAGTTATTGGAATGATGGAGCAGGGGAAAGGTTGCAGGGAAATCATCACTCAGTTAGCTGCTGCACGTAATGCCATCGATAGAAGCATGGGCGTTATCGTAAGTGTCAATCTAGAACAATGCGTTCGGGAAAATGTCGAAAAAGGTGAAGGCACTGAACATTTTGTCAAGGAAGCCGTTGAGTTATTGATTAAAAGCAGGTAA
- a CDS encoding monooxygenase: MAYILQVDFKMEGPFGHEMVEGFAGLAKSINDEDGVIWKIWTEDREAKEAGGIYLFESRESACKYLTMHTARLKGFGIEEVNGKILVVNEGLTQINHGPIK; this comes from the coding sequence ATGGCTTATATATTACAAGTTGATTTTAAAATGGAAGGGCCATTTGGTCACGAGATGGTGGAAGGGTTTGCTGGTTTAGCTAAAAGCATCAATGATGAAGACGGTGTGATCTGGAAGATTTGGACCGAAGATCGGGAAGCGAAGGAAGCTGGTGGCATATATCTGTTTGAGTCAAGGGAATCAGCCTGTAAGTACTTGACTATGCACACAGCACGTTTAAAAGGTTTTGGCATAGAGGAGGTTAATGGGAAAATATTAGTAGTAAATGAAGGTTTGACTCAAATCAATCATGGCCCAATTAAATAA
- a CDS encoding DsrE/DsrF/DrsH-like family protein: MTEKRRTTIILFSGDYDKAMAAYIIANGAAAYDHEVTIFHTFWGLNALRKDEPLSLKKGFLEKMFAKMMPRGSDKMGLSNMNFAGMGPKMIKHVMKKHNAMSLPNLIELAQEQDVKLIACTMTMDLLGLQQEELMDGIEYAGVAAYLAEAEDGNVNLFI, from the coding sequence ATGACTGAAAAGAGAAGAACGACGATCATTTTATTTAGTGGTGATTATGATAAGGCAATGGCTGCTTATATCATCGCAAATGGTGCCGCAGCCTACGATCATGAAGTGACCATTTTCCATACATTCTGGGGATTGAATGCTTTAAGGAAAGATGAGCCGCTGTCATTAAAAAAAGGCTTTCTTGAAAAAATGTTTGCGAAAATGATGCCCCGTGGTTCTGATAAAATGGGTCTATCCAACATGAACTTTGCTGGAATGGGGCCGAAAATGATCAAGCACGTGATGAAAAAACATAATGCCATGTCACTCCCGAATTTAATTGAGTTGGCCCAAGAACAAGATGTGAAATTGATTGCCTGTACGATGACGATGGATTTATTGGGCTTGCAGCAAGAGGAATTAATGGATGGAATAGAATATGCAGGTGTAGCGGCTTATTTAGCCGAAGCAGAGGATGGAAATGTAAACTTATTTATATAA
- a CDS encoding rhodanese-like domain-containing protein: protein MGTIFNIIILGVIVWFLYQRFVPAKGIKNIKAAELKTALNNKGSKQFIDVRTPNEFRGNHIKVFKNIPLNELGKRAQELSKDKEVVVICQSGMRSSNACKALKKLGFNEITNVKGGMSSWRE from the coding sequence ATGGGAACTATATTTAATATCATCATATTGGGTGTCATCGTTTGGTTTTTATATCAGCGATTTGTTCCGGCAAAGGGCATAAAAAATATAAAAGCGGCGGAGTTAAAAACGGCGTTGAATAACAAAGGAAGTAAGCAATTCATTGATGTCCGTACTCCTAATGAATTTAGGGGCAATCATATTAAGGTCTTTAAAAATATACCTTTAAACGAACTTGGCAAAAGGGCACAAGAACTTTCAAAAGATAAAGAAGTTGTTGTGATTTGCCAAAGCGGGATGCGGAGCAGTAATGCATGTAAAGCTTTAAAAAAACTCGGATTTAATGAAATCACCAACGTAAAAGGCGGCATGAGTTCTTGGCGCGAATAA